GTCGCGGCGCTGGACTCGTTCGGCGGCCCCGCCCCGACCCGCCGGCAGAGCAACGCCGCCGACGTCGTCGGCCGGGCGTGTGCCTACATCGACGCCCACGCCGGCGCCGCCGTCGGCCTGCTCGACATCGCCGCCGCAGCCGACGTCGCGCCGCGCACCCTGCAGGACCACTTCCGCGAACAGCTCGGCACGTCCCCGACGGCCCGGCTGCGGCAGGTCCGCCTCGAACGCGTGCACGCGGAACTCCTGGCCGGCGCCGGAAAATCCGTAGCCGAAGTCGCGACCCGCTGGGGTTTCGGCAACCTCGGGCGCTTCGCGGCCGATTACCGCCGGACGTTCGGCACCACCCCGTCCGACGACCTGCACCGGGGCTGAGCCCGCGCATTGCGGCCAGGCCGCGGATTCCGGACAGGCGCGGCCGGCGCCCGGGTTAGCTTCCCCGCCACCGCATCACCGCTCGCGAAGGGAAGGCCCCATGGCCACTCTCGTCCTCGTCCACGGTTCCTGGCACGACGGCCCGCTCTGGGAGCCGGTCGCCAAGCACCTGCGCGACCGCGGCCACGAAGTGCACACCCCGACCGTCGCGGGCCACGGCAACGGTGTGGCCAAGGACGTCGACCACAACGACTGCACGCAGTCGATCGTCGACGCCATCACGGCTGCCGACCTGCACGACGTCGTCCTGCTCGGCCACAGCTTCGGCGGCACGGTGATCGCCCGCGTCGCCGAGGAGATCCCCGAGCGGCTCAAGCGGCTGATCTTCTGGAACGCCTTCGTCCCCGCGCCGGGAAACAGTCTCAACGACGAGCTCCCGCCCCACTACCGCGAGATGTTCGCGCAGACCGCCGCCGCCAGCGACGACAACTCGGTCGCGATGCCGTTCCCGCTGTGGCGCGAGGCGTTCATCCAGGACGCCGACGCCGAGCTCGCGGCGTCGACGCACAAGGAGCTGTCCACCGAGCCGTACCAGCCGTTCCTGGACAAGCTCGACCTCACGCGCTTCTACGCGAGCGAGCTCCCCAAGAGCTACATCAACGCCACCGAGGACACCGCCCTGCCGCCCGGCGAATGGGGCTGGCACCCGCGGATGTCGGGCCGGCTCGGGCTGTACCGCCTCGTGCAGCTGCGCGGCAGCCACGAGGTCATGTTCACCGCACCGGACCGGCTCGCCACCGCGATCGAGGAAGCCGCCCGCGACTGACGGGTCAGGCGCCGTAGGTCGCCTGCGTCACCGCGAACACGTTGCGGTTGCCCGCGCCTTCCTGAAGTGTCCACAGTAGATCGGCGTTGGTCGTGTCTTCCCAGTACGACAGGCTTTCGCCGCTGGAGATCCACGTGTGCGTCGCCGGGCCGGTCGCCGGGGTCCAGTAATAGAGCTTCTTTTGGCCCGAGGAGTTGAACCACCAGCGGTTGTTGTGCGAGGCGACGCCGTTGAGGTTGTACCAG
The sequence above is a segment of the Amycolatopsis sp. 2-15 genome. Coding sequences within it:
- a CDS encoding alpha/beta fold hydrolase; the protein is MATLVLVHGSWHDGPLWEPVAKHLRDRGHEVHTPTVAGHGNGVAKDVDHNDCTQSIVDAITAADLHDVVLLGHSFGGTVIARVAEEIPERLKRLIFWNAFVPAPGNSLNDELPPHYREMFAQTAAASDDNSVAMPFPLWREAFIQDADAELAASTHKELSTEPYQPFLDKLDLTRFYASELPKSYINATEDTALPPGEWGWHPRMSGRLGLYRLVQLRGSHEVMFTAPDRLATAIEEAARD